Part of the Syntrophales bacterium genome, TTTGGTTAACAATAGTATATCGACATCTCTATCCGAGAGGCTCCCTGTGCCCATCTCCCCGAGAGGGCATGGCCCAAGAACAGGGAAGCCATATAGTTTTGTATGGTTTGCTTATAAGGAATAAAGGATAAGACGTAATATCCTAAGACGACCCAGGACCTGGGCGTTAGGAGTTGCAGAGTATTCAGGTGAAACGGACAAGAGGAAAGAAAAATTTATTTTTTTGATTTGTGATAAAAAATGAGGAATCCAATTTTTTCCATCCTAAACTTGATGAATTCATAAAAAACTCAAATTCATTAGCCTTCTGTCAAAATGGCAGATAAACCGAATTGACTGAATGATAAAGCGAACATTCCAATTTGTCAAACTGGATTTTCCGATGACAGGATGGTTTTTTCATAGAAAAAACCGATAGGTTTACTTCAAAAACTTGAGTTGGTTCTTAAAGCTTAAAATTCTATTTTTTGCATTAATATTTTTCATTAACGACTTGACTTTAGATAAAAATAGATTATTATTATGTGTCAATAAATATTCTCATTTATCGACATGCAGGTTTCGTTCCGAAGGAAATATCCATTTGTCAAAGGAAATATCCATTTGTCAAAAGCGGCGGCCTGAAGTTTGGAACCATGAAAATTTTTTGAAAGGAGGGTGTCACTATGACTAATGGAATTGTAAAATGGTTTAGCGATAAAAAAGGCTACGGGTTCATCGAACAAGAAGATGGTCCGGATGTTTTTGTTCATCATTCAGGAATCAATGGGGACGGTTTCAAAACTCTTCATGATGGTGATCGTGTTACTTTTGACATAGAACAGGGTCAAAAAGGTCCTGCTGCAGTAAATGTAACAGTAGTTTAGACCATTATTCCAAACAGAAAAAAAGGCGCTCCATTAATTTAATGTTGCACCTTTTTTTATTTTCTCCGGGTTTCTAAATATTGATAAACTCGTAAAAAGTCTCTTTGGCCTGTCATTTCGAGTGAAGCGAGAAATCCTTGTTTCGACGACAGGAGAAATCTTACTGCAACATATTGAAAAAATAAGATTTCTCCCTGCGGTCGAAATGACACATTCAATGAATCCGACTTTTTACGATGCCATCAATATTGAATAGCCAATCAAGGACCTTATAAATGAAAAGAACAGCAATAATCTGCATTGCCGTCCTGCTGCTGACAGCCGCGGGATCGCTGTTTATTTACAAAAAGCATCTTCTGATTAAGGCCAATATAGAGGCAAGCTTCAACGAACGCCAGTTGATGCTTGCAAAACTGATAAGCCGTAAAACGGAACTGGCCGTGGACGACATCATAAGCGAGCTTTTGACAGCCTCCCGGATAGCCTCAACAATAAAGGGGGATGAAAGATGTCGGGCCGGCCTTGAAACGCTTTATGCTGATCTGAAAGAAAAAAACACAACGCTCCTCTTCCGCCTGGATAACAAGGGAATATTAACGCATTATCTTCCGGAGGACAGGCTGAAAGGTGTGACAGGGAAAGATTTCAGCTTCAGACCCTACTTCAGTGAGGTCAAAAGAACAGGCAGGCCTTATATATCCAGGATGCTCTTGGCCGGCGGCGAAAAACATGTTGACATTAAAGGCCGCTTCAAAACAATTTTCATCATTGTTCCGCTTTATGATAATGGTAGATTCGCCGGTGTATTGGGCGCAAGTATCGATTTTGCCTCAATGCTTGAGAAGAGCATACGTGTCGAGACGATCGGGTCAAGAAGAACGGACTACTGCTGGATAATAGATGATAGAGGGATATTTGTCTCACACCCTATAAAGGAGTTCATAGGCTTTAACGTTTTTACCGTCAGGGAAGAAAGGGCTCCCGGCATCTCTTTTGAAGAAATAAACATGATCATGCGGGAAAAGATGATGAGGGGGGAGTCAGGGACCGATGTGTATATCAGTGGCTGGCACAGCGGGCAAAAGGGAAAAATCAAAAAGCTCATCGCCTATGCCCCCTTTTACCTTGGCGGCAGGCAATATTCAGTTGCTCTGGCGACTCCCGCAGCGGAAGTCACGCTAATGAGCAGGAAGAATTTCGAAAATACCCTGCTCACGATGGCGTTCATCATAGCGACAATACTCTCCGGCCTCCTGTACATCCTGAGCCTTGACCGGCGGCGGATTGAGATGCTGAGGAGAGAAACCAAACTTGCAGAGGAAATAAAAAAATCAAGGGACTACCTCCGGAATCTCCTGGAGAGCGCAAATGATCTCATCTATACCGTTGATACAGATGGCTGTTTCACCTATATCAACCCCAGAATCGAGGATTATGGATACACCCCCGGCGAACTTATGGGAAAGCGCTTTCTGACTATCCTGACCGAAAAGCATCGCGGAAAAAGATTTGAAAAATCGATCGGTGAAAAGATCCCGCAGATTTACAACGTGGAAATCAGGAAAAAAGATAACGCAATCAGAATTTGCCGTATCAGCACTTCACCTCTAATGGATCAGGGAGGCAACATCACCGGCCTTTTTGCCACAGTCAGGGATAGAACTGAGCACGAGCAGACAAAGGCGAATTTGAAATATCTCAAAGAATACAGCGAAAAGATCGTAGCCAGCATACCCTCCTCACTCCTTGTATTGGATAAAGATCTGAACATAAAATCGGTCAACCGAACGTATCGGGAAATAAGGGGATCGGGGGATGATGATGTGGTGGGAAAAAATATCAAAGAGATATTCTCCAGCGATCTCCTGAAAGAAGGGGGGCTCCTCAAGACCCTTGATGAGGTGATTGAGACCGGAGAAACTCGCCGGCTCTATGGGGTAAAACATACCTCTTCGAGTCACCCGGAAAAAATCCTGAACATAACGGCAAGTGGTATCCGCCGTGCAGAAGAAGAAGAAGAAGAAGAAGAAGAAGAAGATATCATCCTGGTCATAGAAGACGTCACCGAAATGGCGAGGCTGACGGAGGAGATCAGAAAAAAGAACAAGGAGATGGAGAGCTTTGTCTATATCATATCCCATGACCTGAGGGCGCCTATCGTTTCTATCCAGGGCTTCTCTTCGATCCTCCTTGCCGACTTTCAGGATAAATTAGACGACACGGGAAAAAGATACCTGGCGCGCATACAGGCCAATGTCAGGCAGATGGAGATTCTCATCGACGATCTCCTTGAGTTTTCGAGGATCGGCAGGGTTGCCGGCGCTTTTGAGGACGTCCCTTCCGTGGAGATAATCAGTGACGTCCTGGATGTTCTTAGCCCCCAGTTGAAAAAGAGGGGCATAAAGGTGAATGTGCAAAGCAGCCTTCCCGTTATTCATTGTGAAAGGATCAGTATATATCAGGTCTTCGAGAATCTGATCCAGAACAGCGTCAAATATATGGGAGATGCCGAAAGTCCGGTGATTGAGGTCGGGTGCAAAAAGACAGGCGGCTTCCACGAATTTTACGTGAAGGACAACGGGATCGGCATCGATCCGGAGTATCATCAAAGGATATTTCAGATATTCCAGAGACTGAAGGAGGTGGACGCAAAAGGGACGGGCATTGGCCTCGCCATTGTGGAAAGGATTGCGGAGGTTCATGGCGGTTCGGTCCGGGTGGAATCGGAGAGGGGAAAAGGGGCGACCTTCTATTTTTCGGTGGGGATAGGTGGAAAGTTGAAGGCTGAAGGCTGAAGGGTTTTCATATAAACATGACCGGCGCCAGGCCGAGCTTATCGGCAAAATTATACTGGCTAAATTTCTGAAGCTCTCCCCCGCCCGATTTGAAAAGTTTATAGATGAGGCGGAAGGAGATCTTCTTTTCAATGCCCTGTCTGAAAAAGGCGCTATAGTCATCAAACAGCTCGAGGGAGCCGAAAAGACCGCGTCCCGTGACAGAGTGAGCCGCGACGCTGTCGGAATTATCGGATGCGCTCCAAATTTTGCTATCCGCTACCGACATCCCGGCTTCGGGAAGGAGTATCTGTTCAATGGCGATCCCAGCCTCTTTGAGAAGGGCGAGGCACTGATGCGGAAGTTGAGGATCATAACCGCCAGAAACCGGATCACCCATGAGATTTTGAACGCCGTTTTTATAGGCCAGAGGGATTATTTTCATTCGGGAAGCCCCCTTGATCTAAAGCCCCTGAGCCGGGCGGAACTTGCCCTGACAATAAGGGCCGGCAACGGGGCGGATCCTGTGATTGACGCCAGCAGGATATCGAGGCTTATTGACGGCAAGACCGTTGTCGTCCCCTCCGGCGGGGAAAGACCTCTCAAATTCTTTTTTCCCACCGGCCGCGACATCCACAGGCGTGCCATAAGCGTGCTGATGGACGAGGAGCGGCAGGAGCTTGCCTCGGGGAAAACAGAGAGACCGCTTAACGATGGAGAGATCAGGGACCGGCTGAAGCAAAGACACGGCCTCGCCATTACCCGGCGGCAGGTGGGATTCTGTCGCCAGGAGCTGGGCATTCCCAATCTTTACCGGAGGAAGGGGGGTGGCGGTTATTCCTCCGAACGGCGCAGATTCTCCGCGGCCTGCCGTCTCGATACGGATTCCGTGAAAAAAAACGCCCCCGCAAAACCGGGTATTTATGAACTCAGCATTGCGGACGCTCAGATCAAATATCCCGGCGGCGCGGACAGCGCGTTTTACATCGGCAGCACCGGAAATATCAGAAAAAGGATGAACGAACACCTGAAGTCGTACAATAAAAACGGGGGTATAAGGGGATACCTGGAAAAATATGATTGCCTTTTCAGGTATATTGTTTTAGAAACAAACTGTCAGGAAGAGGAGAAGAGATTATATGACCTCTTTGCGGACGATTTCGGCGCCCCTCCATGGTGTAACAGGGTAAGCCCGCGGGGAAGCGGAAAGGTATATCCATGAAAATTCTAATCATCGAAGACAATCCGGATCATGCGGAGCTTGCCAGGCTGGCGCTTGAGCCCCACTTTGAGGTTTGTCTGCTTGAATCGGGAGAAGACGCTCTGCGGTATCTGGAAGGCCTTGCCGGGGATGCTTGGCCCGCGGCGATACTGCTGGACTATTCACTTCCCGGAATGGACGGCCTGACTGTATTTGAGCGTATCATGGAGCGGGGATACGATATACCCGTGATCATGGTAACCGGCCAGGGTGATGAAAGGATTGCCGTCGAGGCGATGAAGAAGGGCGCGTATGATTATATGGTCAAATCGGGAAACTATCGGACGCTTTTGCCCTCCGTCATATTTAAGGCTGTGAAGCAACATGAAATGGAAAGGGAGAAAGAGAGGCTTGCTCTCGATATGGAAAGGCTTGTCATCACAGATGATCTGACGGGCATATTTAATCGCAGGTATTTCTATCAGAAGTTGGAGGAAGAGGTGGTCAGGGCAAAGAGGCAGAACGGAAAGTTGTCTCTTATCATGTTCGACCTCGACCATTTCAAGGAATATAATGACACCTTCGGCCATTTTGAAGGAGACAAGGTCCTTAAGGAAACCGGGAGAATCATCCTCTCTTCCATCAGGGACAAGGTTGATTCCGGCTGCCGTTACGGCGGGGATGAATTTGCTGCCATCCTGCCCGGCGCTGACATAAAACAGGCCGACGTCGTGGCGGGGCGAATCCGGGAACTGGTCAGAGAAAAGAGGATGGGCAATATCGGCATCAGCGCTGGCATTGCGGAATATGACCCTGAAAGCGGCATGAAGGATTTTATCAAGACAGCCGATGACGCGCTGTACGAAGCTAAAAAGGTAGAAGGTAAAAGGTGGAAGGTGGAAGACTGAAGACTGAAGGTTGTTAGATCACTTCAGCCTTCTACCTTCTACCTAAATGGCTGAAGGATTATGCGTGATCATACAAAACTTCGGGCATTTGAGCTGGCTGACGAAGTGGCAGTATTGATTTATCAGGTTACCGCAGTGTTTCCGAGAGAAGAGCTGTACGGTCTGACTTCTCAAATGCGACGGGCGGCGGTTTCAGTTCCATCAAACATCGTTGAAGGATGCGCACGTGACAGCCAGGCCGATTACCTTCGTTTTCTCTATATAGCCTTCGGGTCATTGAGAGAGTTGCATTATCAGCTAAATTTGTCGAAGCGTTTGGGATTCTTGCGCAACCAGGATTCATCTCTGATTGAACCAAAGATTGTCGAAACAGAGAAGGTCTTGAATGGTTTAATTCGATCGTTGCGAGTGGAAGACTGAAGGTGGAAGGTAGATATGATTAATATTCCTTCAGCCCTAACAGCCTTCAGTCTTCCACCTTCAGCCTTCTACCTTCAACCTAAATACCTAAATAGAGGAGTTAATATCAAATGAAAGGAAAACCGGTAGATATTTTGTTAGTGGAAGACAATGAGGATCACATAGAGCTGACGTTGAGGGCATTAAAAAATAACCATCTTATAAATGACATCTATGTTGTTAAAGATGGGCAGGAGGCGCTTGATTTCGTATACCATCAGGGCAAATACGAAGACACGGAAAAATACCCCAGGCCTGGTTTGA contains:
- a CDS encoding cold-shock protein, whose product is MTNGIVKWFSDKKGYGFIEQEDGPDVFVHHSGINGDGFKTLHDGDRVTFDIEQGQKGPAAVNVTVV
- a CDS encoding PAS domain S-box protein, with the translated sequence MKRTAIICIAVLLLTAAGSLFIYKKHLLIKANIEASFNERQLMLAKLISRKTELAVDDIISELLTASRIASTIKGDERCRAGLETLYADLKEKNTTLLFRLDNKGILTHYLPEDRLKGVTGKDFSFRPYFSEVKRTGRPYISRMLLAGGEKHVDIKGRFKTIFIIVPLYDNGRFAGVLGASIDFASMLEKSIRVETIGSRRTDYCWIIDDRGIFVSHPIKEFIGFNVFTVREERAPGISFEEINMIMREKMMRGESGTDVYISGWHSGQKGKIKKLIAYAPFYLGGRQYSVALATPAAEVTLMSRKNFENTLLTMAFIIATILSGLLYILSLDRRRIEMLRRETKLAEEIKKSRDYLRNLLESANDLIYTVDTDGCFTYINPRIEDYGYTPGELMGKRFLTILTEKHRGKRFEKSIGEKIPQIYNVEIRKKDNAIRICRISTSPLMDQGGNITGLFATVRDRTEHEQTKANLKYLKEYSEKIVASIPSSLLVLDKDLNIKSVNRTYREIRGSGDDDVVGKNIKEIFSSDLLKEGGLLKTLDEVIETGETRRLYGVKHTSSSHPEKILNITASGIRRAEEEEEEEEEEDIILVIEDVTEMARLTEEIRKKNKEMESFVYIISHDLRAPIVSIQGFSSILLADFQDKLDDTGKRYLARIQANVRQMEILIDDLLEFSRIGRVAGAFEDVPSVEIISDVLDVLSPQLKKRGIKVNVQSSLPVIHCERISIYQVFENLIQNSVKYMGDAESPVIEVGCKKTGGFHEFYVKDNGIGIDPEYHQRIFQIFQRLKEVDAKGTGIGLAIVERIAEVHGGSVRVESERGKGATFYFSVGIGGKLKAEG
- a CDS encoding GIY-YIG nuclease family protein — translated: MRKLRIITARNRITHEILNAVFIGQRDYFHSGSPLDLKPLSRAELALTIRAGNGADPVIDASRISRLIDGKTVVVPSGGERPLKFFFPTGRDIHRRAISVLMDEERQELASGKTERPLNDGEIRDRLKQRHGLAITRRQVGFCRQELGIPNLYRRKGGGGYSSERRRFSAACRLDTDSVKKNAPAKPGIYELSIADAQIKYPGGADSAFYIGSTGNIRKRMNEHLKSYNKNGGIRGYLEKYDCLFRYIVLETNCQEEEKRLYDLFADDFGAPPWCNRVSPRGSGKVYP
- a CDS encoding diguanylate cyclase, which encodes MKILIIEDNPDHAELARLALEPHFEVCLLESGEDALRYLEGLAGDAWPAAILLDYSLPGMDGLTVFERIMERGYDIPVIMVTGQGDERIAVEAMKKGAYDYMVKSGNYRTLLPSVIFKAVKQHEMEREKERLALDMERLVITDDLTGIFNRRYFYQKLEEEVVRAKRQNGKLSLIMFDLDHFKEYNDTFGHFEGDKVLKETGRIILSSIRDKVDSGCRYGGDEFAAILPGADIKQADVVAGRIRELVREKRMGNIGISAGIAEYDPESGMKDFIKTADDALYEAKKVEGKRWKVED
- a CDS encoding four helix bundle protein produces the protein MRDHTKLRAFELADEVAVLIYQVTAVFPREELYGLTSQMRRAAVSVPSNIVEGCARDSQADYLRFLYIAFGSLRELHYQLNLSKRLGFLRNQDSSLIEPKIVETEKVLNGLIRSLRVED